The proteins below come from a single Oncorhynchus gorbuscha isolate QuinsamMale2020 ecotype Even-year linkage group LG12, OgorEven_v1.0, whole genome shotgun sequence genomic window:
- the gpatch2 gene encoding G patch domain-containing protein 2 isoform X2, with protein sequence MSGAANLKTFSKAGTSWHFSRTMDELVHDLVSALEESSEQAARGGFGDGGDHALAVGCLLKRQARKRRGRKRRSDNPHPPWETGHLSEGSESSLDEHKDYRATTGSVASSNSHPRDNSDSDEQLGPKRRTPLNPDTGRGKRPLWQEDLGGVGCAEGSRSLRRRRKVKRMAVDPPLEAVTSNSTTPMLGPPPVPKPHGGCRIPGVSAAEGRAVMELTVGGKGRVKKRKLAAHRLGLEATDEGALVERGDAIMRQAGPKDKMEFEEQKGSDEDMSDSETSSVSNSSDGGLYTNDEGRQGDDEQSDWFYEGEPGGACGVAGVIPWWEREAGEELDLADPVFNSILTGSFPIMSPGAQRGFQARLSRLHGGPRGQASQGSPGQTFNERLGRHHQDPHSHDPWFSPGSRREHGQMHWDSRSDRGHRRSCSVKTASRQTSGHLGSLCTGDVKRRRKAAPLGLPPPTGVVGESAGPIPETNMGNRMLQSMGWSPGMGLGPEGRGITEPVRATQRPKGAGLGFK encoded by the exons ATGTCAGGTGCAGCTAATTTAAAGACCTTTAGTAAAGCGGGAACCAGCTG gcACTTTAGCCGGACGATGGACGAGCTGGTCCATGACCTGGTGTCGGCGCTGGAGGAGAGCTCGGAGCAGGCGGCGCGGGGGGGTTTTGGGGATGGGGGGGACCACGCGCTGGCTGTGGGCTGCCTGCTGAAGAGACAGGCCCGGAAACGCCGTGGGAGGAAGAGACGCTCTGACAATCCCCACCCTCCCTGGGAGACTGGCCACCTCAGTGAGGGCTCCGAGTCCAGCCTGGACGAACATAAG GACTACCGTGCCACCACAGGCAGCGTTGCCAGCAGTAACAGCCACCCCCGTGACAACAGCGACTCTGACGAGCAGCTAGGGCCCAAGCGCCGTACCCCTCTGAACCCTGACACAGGACGTGGCAAGCGCCCCCTCTGGCAGGAGGACCTTGGAGGAGTGGGGTGCGCGGAGGGGTCCCGCAGTTTGAGACGCCGCCGCAAGGTCAAACGCATGGCCGTCGATCCCCCTCTGGAGGCAGTGACCTCCAATAGCACCACCCCCATGCTAGGTCCCCCGCCTGTCCCCAAGCCCCACGGAGGATGCAGGATCCCTGGGGTGAGTGCAGCTGAGGGCAGGGCAGTGATGGAGCTCACTGTTGGTGGGAAGGGCAGGGTGAAGAAGAGGAAACTGGCAGCCCACAGGCTTGGGTTGGAGGCGACTGATGAGGGCGCATTGGTGGAGCGTGGGGACGCCATTATGAGGCAGGCGGGGCCCAAGGACAAGATGGAGTTTGAGGAGCAGAAGGGCTCGGACGAGGACATGAGTGACAG TGAGACCAGCAGTGTGAGCAACAGTAGTGATGGTGGACTGTACACCAATGATGAGGGGAGGCAAG GTGATGATGAGCAGAGTGACTGGTTCTATGAGGGGGAGCCAGGGGGGGCGTGTGGGGTGGCGGGGGTGATTCCCtggtgggagagggaggcaggggaggaaCTGGACCTGGCTGACCCGGTCTTCAACAGCATCCTCACCGGATCCTTCCCCATCATGAGCCCCGGAGCACAGAGAG GGTTCCAGGCCaggctgagccggcttcatggcggGCCCCGGGGCCAGGCTTCTCAAGGCAGCCCAGGACAAACCTTCAACGAGCGTCTGGGACGACACCACCAGGACCCCCACTCACACGA CCCATGGTTTAGTCCGGGATCTAGAAGAGAACATGGACAG ATGCACTGGGACTCACGGTCAGACAGAGGCCATCGGAGGAGCTGCTCAGTAAAGACGGCCAGCAG GCAGACGAGTGGTCACCTGGGGTCTCTGTGTACGGGGGATGTCAAGAGGAGACGCAAAGCAGCACCCCTTGGCTTACCTCCGCCCACAG gGGTGGTAGGTGAGAGTGCGGGGCCCATCCCAGAGACCAACATGGGCAACCGGATGCTGCAGAGTATGGGCTGGAGCCCCGGCATGGGCCTGGGTCCGGAGGGCAGGGGCATCACCGAGCCTGTTCGGGCCACACAGAGACCCAAGGGAGCGGGTCTGGGTTTTAAATGA
- the gpatch2 gene encoding G patch domain-containing protein 2 isoform X1, producing MSGAANLKTFSKAGTSWHFSRTMDELVHDLVSALEESSEQAARGGFGDGGDHALAVGCLLKRQARKRRGRKRRSDNPHPPWETGHLSEGSESSLDEHKDYRATTGSVASSNSHPRDNSDSDEQLGPKRRTPLNPDTGRGKRPLWQEDLGGVGCAEGSRSLRRRRKVKRMAVDPPLEAVTSNSTTPMLGPPPVPKPHGGCRIPGVSAAEGRAVMELTVGGKGRVKKRKLAAHRLGLEATDEGALVERGDAIMRQAGPKDKMEFEEQKGSDEDMSDRCETSSVSNSSDGGLYTNDEGRQGDDEQSDWFYEGEPGGACGVAGVIPWWEREAGEELDLADPVFNSILTGSFPIMSPGAQRGFQARLSRLHGGPRGQASQGSPGQTFNERLGRHHQDPHSHDPWFSPGSRREHGQMHWDSRSDRGHRRSCSVKTASRQTSGHLGSLCTGDVKRRRKAAPLGLPPPTGVVGESAGPIPETNMGNRMLQSMGWSPGMGLGPEGRGITEPVRATQRPKGAGLGFK from the exons ATGTCAGGTGCAGCTAATTTAAAGACCTTTAGTAAAGCGGGAACCAGCTG gcACTTTAGCCGGACGATGGACGAGCTGGTCCATGACCTGGTGTCGGCGCTGGAGGAGAGCTCGGAGCAGGCGGCGCGGGGGGGTTTTGGGGATGGGGGGGACCACGCGCTGGCTGTGGGCTGCCTGCTGAAGAGACAGGCCCGGAAACGCCGTGGGAGGAAGAGACGCTCTGACAATCCCCACCCTCCCTGGGAGACTGGCCACCTCAGTGAGGGCTCCGAGTCCAGCCTGGACGAACATAAG GACTACCGTGCCACCACAGGCAGCGTTGCCAGCAGTAACAGCCACCCCCGTGACAACAGCGACTCTGACGAGCAGCTAGGGCCCAAGCGCCGTACCCCTCTGAACCCTGACACAGGACGTGGCAAGCGCCCCCTCTGGCAGGAGGACCTTGGAGGAGTGGGGTGCGCGGAGGGGTCCCGCAGTTTGAGACGCCGCCGCAAGGTCAAACGCATGGCCGTCGATCCCCCTCTGGAGGCAGTGACCTCCAATAGCACCACCCCCATGCTAGGTCCCCCGCCTGTCCCCAAGCCCCACGGAGGATGCAGGATCCCTGGGGTGAGTGCAGCTGAGGGCAGGGCAGTGATGGAGCTCACTGTTGGTGGGAAGGGCAGGGTGAAGAAGAGGAAACTGGCAGCCCACAGGCTTGGGTTGGAGGCGACTGATGAGGGCGCATTGGTGGAGCGTGGGGACGCCATTATGAGGCAGGCGGGGCCCAAGGACAAGATGGAGTTTGAGGAGCAGAAGGGCTCGGACGAGGACATGAGTGACAGGTg TGAGACCAGCAGTGTGAGCAACAGTAGTGATGGTGGACTGTACACCAATGATGAGGGGAGGCAAG GTGATGATGAGCAGAGTGACTGGTTCTATGAGGGGGAGCCAGGGGGGGCGTGTGGGGTGGCGGGGGTGATTCCCtggtgggagagggaggcaggggaggaaCTGGACCTGGCTGACCCGGTCTTCAACAGCATCCTCACCGGATCCTTCCCCATCATGAGCCCCGGAGCACAGAGAG GGTTCCAGGCCaggctgagccggcttcatggcggGCCCCGGGGCCAGGCTTCTCAAGGCAGCCCAGGACAAACCTTCAACGAGCGTCTGGGACGACACCACCAGGACCCCCACTCACACGA CCCATGGTTTAGTCCGGGATCTAGAAGAGAACATGGACAG ATGCACTGGGACTCACGGTCAGACAGAGGCCATCGGAGGAGCTGCTCAGTAAAGACGGCCAGCAG GCAGACGAGTGGTCACCTGGGGTCTCTGTGTACGGGGGATGTCAAGAGGAGACGCAAAGCAGCACCCCTTGGCTTACCTCCGCCCACAG gGGTGGTAGGTGAGAGTGCGGGGCCCATCCCAGAGACCAACATGGGCAACCGGATGCTGCAGAGTATGGGCTGGAGCCCCGGCATGGGCCTGGGTCCGGAGGGCAGGGGCATCACCGAGCCTGTTCGGGCCACACAGAGACCCAAGGGAGCGGGTCTGGGTTTTAAATGA